The nucleotide window CCACTCATCCCGGACCCACCCATGTCTACCCGACCTATCATCGGCGCGCTTGGCGCGTTGATGCTCCTCGTGCTGGCTGGCACGCCTGCGTTTGCGCAGGGCGTCACCACGGCCGGCCTCTCCGGCTTCGTCCTCGATCAGACCGGCGAGCCCCTTCCTGGCGCCAACGTCATCGCTGTACACGTCCCGAGCGGCACTACCTACGGCGCGGCCACCCGCACCGGCGGCTCCTACATCATCCCCAACATGCGTGTCGGGGGGCCGTACACCATCACGGCCTCCTACATCGGCTACCAGCAGCAGGTCGAGGAGAACATCTCGCTGAGCCTCGGCCAGACGCTCCGCCTCGACTTCGCGCTCGTCCCGGACGACGTGGCCCTCGGCGACGTGGAGGTCACGGCGATGGCCGACGACGTACTCAACGGCGACCGCACCGGCGCGGCCACGTTCATCGACCCGCAGGCCGTGACGCAGCTCCCGACCGTGAGCCGCTCCACGCGCGACCTCACCCGCGTCGACCCGCGCTCCGACGGCAACTTCTCCTTCGGCGGACGCAACTGGCTCTACAACAACGTCACCCTCGACGGTTCCTACTTCAACAACCCGTTCGGCCTCGATGACCCCGCCCCGGGCGGCCAGGCAGGCGCGGAGCCCGTCCCCTACGACGCCATCGAACAGGTCCAGGTCTCCATCGCGCCCTTCGACGTGCGCGAAGGCGGCTTCACCGGCGCGAGCATCAACCAGGTCACGAAGTCGGGCACCAACCGCCTCCAGGGCTCGGCCTACACGTTCTACCGCGACGAGAACCTGATCGGCAACACCGTCAGCGGCAACGAGGTCCTCGCCAACCCCGACCTCGGCTTCAACCAGTACGGCATCAGCCTCGGCGGCCCGCTCATCCGGGACAAGCTGTTCTTCTTTGTCAACGGCGAGCTCTCGCGCCGCGACGACCCCGGCACCAACTTCCTCGCCGACACCGACGGCTCCGTCGGCTTCGGGGAGAGCCGGGCGACCGCCGCCGACCTCAACGCCATCAGCACACGCCTCCTGGATGCCTATGGCTACGACGCCGGCGCGTTCGACAACTACCTCCTCGCGACCGACAACGACAAGCTCATCGTCAAGCTCGACTGGAACATCAACAGCAGCAACAACGCGAGCTTCCGCTGGAACTACCTCGACTCGTACCGCGACCTCCCCGTCAACCCGGCGGCGATCTCCTTCGCCAACGCCGGACGCGGGCCGAACCAGACGAGCCTGCCGTTCCAGAACTCAGGCTACCGCATCAACAACGAGCTGAACTCGTTCGCCTTCGAGCTCAACAGCCGCGCGGAAACCTTCTCGAACCGGTTCTTTGCGAGCTACAACCGCTTCCGCGACTTCCGCGAGCCGCTCTCGACGCCGTTCCCCACCATCGAGATCATCGAGGACGGGATCACCTACACCACGGCGGGCCACGAGCCGTTCTCGATCCACAACATCCTCGACCAGGACGTGGTGCAGGTGACCAACAACTTCTCGGTCTTCGCCGGGCGGCACGTCCTCACCTTTGGCGGCAACTTCGAGTACTTCTCGTTCTTCAACTCGTTCAACCTGTTCCGCCACGGCCTCTTCCAACTGCCGTACTTCCTCGACTTCGAGGGCGACCAGATCCCGAACGGCTCGACCTTCTTCTCCGTCGACTAGTTCCTCGACGTGACCGATCCGAACCTACCGCTCTGCGGTAGCGACGACGGCATGGGCGGCGTCTTCCAACTCGCCGACGCTGGCACGACCTGCCGCGTGGACCTCAACGGCATGGTGACGCCGGAGTCGCAGGTGTTCAAGGGCGAGCGCATCAACGTCGGCCAGGCGGCCTTCTACGTGCAGGACGAGTTCCTCGTCTCGCCGCGCCTCAACCTCACGTTCGGCCTCCGCGTGGACATGCCGTTCTACAACAACGACCTCACGGCCAACCCCTTCTCGACGGGCCTCACCGCCCTTGACGAGAACGACCAGGATGAAGTCGTTGACCAGGCGAGCCTGCCCGGCACGAAGGTGCTCTTCTCGCCGCGCTTCGGCTTCAACTGGTCGGAGACCGAGGACCGCTCCGTGCAGGTGCGCGGCGGCACCGGCATCTTCACAGGCCGCGTGCCCTTCGTGTGGGTCGGCAACGTGATCTCGAACCCGGGCGCCAACCCCAACCTGCCCTCCGAGGGCGAGTTCACGGTGCCTGAGGCCGAAGACGAGGGCCTCGACATCCTGAACGACGACTCGACGCCGACGCAGTCGTTCGACCTCAACGCGATGGACGAGGACTTCACCTTCCCGCAGGTGTGGACCACCAACCTCGCCCTCGATGTCGATCTCGGCGCCGGTTTCCTCGGCACGCTCGAAGCGATCTACTCGAAAGACATCAACGGCGTCTTCCTCCGCAACGCGGACCTGCGCAAGCCGTTGCGCAACCTGCGGTCGGTCGGCGGTCGTCCGTACTTCGGCGCGCAGGAGGGTGGCGCCGAACTGAACCCCGACGGCGGTGCTGGCATCTACGTGATCGACAACACCGACGAAGGCTACAGCTTCTCGTTCACCACGCAGCTGCGGAAGTCCTTCGGCGACAACGTCAACACGTCGATCGCCTACGCCTACACCGAGGCGGAGAACATCTTCAACACCACGGAGATCGCGAGCGTGCTCTTTTCGAGCAACCCGGTCCAGGGTGACCCAAACCAGCCAGGCCTCAGCTTCTCGCAGGCCGGCCAGCCGCATCGCTTTGTCGGCACGGCCACCGTCCGACTCCCGTGGAGCGACCTGTTTACGACGCAACTCGGCGTGTTCGCCACCGTGGCGAAGGGCAACCAGTACCTATACGCGGGCGGCAACCGCTACTCGTTCGTCTACTCAGGCGACGTCAACGGTGACGGCTTCGCGGGCAATGACCTCCTCTATGTCCCGCGCGGCGCCAACGACATCAAGTTCTCTGACACCGACGCGGCGGGTAACTTCTTCGCATCGGAAGCCGACCAGTGGAATCGGTTCAACGCCTTCATCGAGCAGGACGACTACCTGAGTACCCAGCGCGGGCAGATCACCGAGCGCAACGGCGCCATCAACCCGTGGTACATGAACGTCGACCTGCGCATCTTGCAGGACATCGGCGTGATGGTGGCGGGTGTCCCGAACCGCATCCAGCTCAGCTTCGACCTGTTGAACGTGGCCAACTTCCTCAACTCCGACTGGGGCGTGCGCAAGATCGCCAACCCGGCGGCCACCGCGCCGCTCACGCTCGTCGGCTTCGAGGGCGGCGAGCCGGAGTTCAACTTCACCGGCCCCGACGAGACGTTCATCGACGATCCGAGTGAGTTCTCTCGCTGGCGTGCCCAGTTCGGCGTGCGCTACATCTTCAACTGAGCGCTGAGGATTTCGTAGCCTGAGTCGGCGGAACGGACGGCTCCCACACGTCCGCCCGTCGCTGCGCCCCGCTGGTCTTCGGATTGGCGGGGCGCTCTGTTTGGGTAGCTTACTACCAGAGTTCTTGTCCGGCTCGGCTCCCCCCGCTTGTACGCCTGCGACGGCGCACAGGCTGTCCCCCTCACCCGTGGGGGGACAGTTTCCCGACCCTTCAGGGGGAGGGAAACGGGGGGAGCTGGGTTCAAGCCCGTATACGTTCAGACCTCCTATGGAAACGCCTGCTGACGCCAACGCCCTCACGCCCGCCGACCTGCGCGTGGCGGGGGCCCTCATCGAGAAGAGCCTCGCCACGCCGGACTACTACCCGATGTCCACGAACGCCCTGATGGCGGCGTGCAACCAGAAGACGGGCCGCGACCCGGTGATGGACCTCTCCGAGCGCGATGTACGGCAGGCACTCGACCGGCTGATGCGCTTTCGCATGGCTGGAACGAGCGACGGCGGGCGCGTGACGAAATACCGCCATGCCTTCGGTCAGCGGTTCGGCCTCGACGAGCCAGGGCTGGCGACGGTTGCCGTGCTCATCCTCCGTGGCCCGCAGACGACCGGCGAGATCCGCAGCCGCGTGGGCCGCATGTACGACTTCGCCTCGACGGACGCGGTGCAGGAAGTGCTCGACCGCATGAGCGACCGGCCTGAGCCGCTGGCGACGCTGCTGCCGCGTCAGGCGGGGCAGTCCGCCGACCGCTGGGCGCACCTGCTCGCGGGCGAGCCCGACCTGAGTGCCTACGAGACGCCGGACGGAGCCGTGGTGTCGGGCGAGGAAGCCATGCTCGATGCGGAGACACGCGCGTCGCTCACCGAGCGCGTAGACACGCTGGAAGCCGAGGTGGCCGAACTGCGCACTTCGCTGGAGGCGCTGCGCGAGGCGCTGGGCGGGTAGCGGTCGAAGGTCGAAGGTCGAAATGGTGCAGGGGTAGCGCGTTGGTGGTCAAGCCCAGGCGGCCTCTCGGCATCTTCGTCCCTCCGGTTTCTCGCTTCGCCTAGTTGTGACAGAATGGTGTCACTGTGACGGTCTACCTTGGGTCTGTATCCACCCCGCCTTGTGGACCGAACCCTTGAGGACACCCATGATGACGCCTGTTTCTCTTGCTCAAAAGCCTGTCGTGCCCGCTCCGCTCGGGCCGTCCAACGACGAACTGGCCGCCGTGCTCGGCGCGATGGCCGAACTCCTCGTGCGTGTAGAGGAGCCCAACCCCTACCGCGTGCGCGCCTACCTGAACGCCGCCGAGTCGCTGCGTGCTGAGGACGAGCCCGTCGTCGCGCGCTACGTCGAGGGCGGCGCGAAAGCGCTCGAAGCGCTCGCCGGTGTGGGGCTCAACCTCGCCGCGCACCTCGCCGACTACATCGAGACAGGCCGCATCCGGCTCTACGACCGCCTCATGGAAGTTGCCGACCCGGAGGCCCTCTTCCGCAGCGTGCCGGGCGTCGGGCCCGACCTGGCGCGGCGGCTCGTCGCCGACCTCGGCCTCGCATCGCTCGCCGCGCTCGAACGCGCCCTGCTCGATGGCCGCGTGGAGGCGCTCGACGGCATCGGTCCGCGGACGGTGGAAGGACTCCGGCTCCAACTGAACACGATCCTGCACCGAGCGCAGCGGCTCCGGGCCCGGCGCGTCCGGCGACAGATGCTCGCCCAGCGCGTCATGCGGTGGCGGGCCGCCCAGCGTGGCCCCGTGCCCAGCGATCCCACGCCAGTCGATCCAACTCCGACTCCCACAGCCCAGACCGAGGGGGACGGGCACACGCTGCGCATCATCGAGCGCCCTGCGCTGCGCCGCGTCGCGTGAGTGATATCGCAACGTGGGACAGACTCACCAGGTCTGGGCGGCGGTAGATTGCAGCCATGCAGACCTCCGCTCAGACCTGGATCGACACCCTTGGCCTCTTTCCACACCCGGAAGGGGGCTTCTTTCGTGAGACCTACCGCGCCGGGCACGCCGTCACGGGCGAGCACGGCCAGCCGCGCGCTGCGTCGACCGCGATCTACTTCCTGCTCCGCGCCGGTGACGTATCGCACCTCCACCGCATCACCGCGGACGAGGGCTGGCACCTCTATGCGGGCGGGCCGCTCACCATACACACGCTGACCGAGGACGGAGCCTACGAAGCGTTGCACCTGGGTCTATATCTGGACGCAAGGCAGCGTCCGCAGCACGTGGTCCCCGGCGGCGTCTGGTTCGGCGCGACCGTCGCTGAGAGTGCAGACTATGCCCTCGTCGGATGCACCGTCGCGCCTGGCTTCGACTTCGCCGACTTCGAACTGGCCGAACGCGATGCGATGCTGGAGGCTTTTCCCCAGCACCACGCGCTCATCGAGCGGTTGACGTAAGCCGAAGACGAGGGCTCAGCCGCCCGGGCGCACGAGGGCTACCGGCTCTACTTTCAGAGTGGCCGTCTGAGGCATACCGGCAGGGGCCTGCGAGCCCGGGTAGGGGCTGAGGCCGAGTAGCGTAAAGCGGTTCCCGCGGGCCTCCACCCACAGATGCGTGCCCTCCCTGCTGGTTGGTCGGACGCCGCCAGGAATCTCCATCGTGTAGGTCGAAGCGACGTCCTCTGCGATGTAGGTGATGCTCACGAGCGCGCGGCCTGCCTGCACGCAGGCGACATTTTCCGGGCACCGGTTGTCGCTCACAACGCGGTTGAAGAGGATGCGGTCGCCGTACTGGTTGAGCGTGAGCGACTCGCCGACTTCGATGCCAAAGGCAGCTCCGGTGTCGGTAGCCGTGCTGGCGGGTGGGACGGTCGGTTCGTCGGCTTCGGAGGTCCCGCGGGTGCCGCCGCAGCCGACGGCCAGGAGCAGCGCAAGGAGCGTGAGGACCGCGAGCGGATGGTGGGAGGCGCGCATGGTCGAGAAGAGGATGAATCAGGGAGAGCAAGCCCAAGCTACGAACGCGGCAGCAATGCCAAGGCGCGTGCCTGGAAGGTGACGAGCGGGCAGTGCAAAGCCCAGGCCAGCGAACGCCCGCCCGTGACCTGAAGGACGAGGCACGCCCCCAACCCGCCGAAAACGGGCCGCTAGAGGCGGGTGCGCAGCGAAAATTGATGCAGCCCGCCGACTTCGGACCAGCCCGAATAGCCGTAGTCGAAGCCCACGCGTCGGATTTTGAGACCGAAGCCGAGTCCCACGCCCGCAATGTCAAAGCGGCCCTGCGGGTTGAGTTCGTCGCGGAGGCGGTCGTTGTAGCCCGCGCGCAGCATGAAGGCCGAGCCGAAATACAACTCGCCGCCGACCGTCAGGTGGTTGAGCACGCGGTTGGCCGCGTTGCCCGTGCCCTCCGAGAGGTCAGCGAGATCGTAGCCGGTGACGGTGAGTTGGAGCGGGACGTTCGCGAGCCGCTTGGCGACAGCGAGGCGTACGTCGAACGGTAGCGTGTCGTCTTCCTCGCCGAACGATGAGAAGACGGCCCCTGCGTTGACGACGGCAGCGCTGACGGTGAGCCGCTGCTCCGGGATCGTGTAGGCCACACCTGCATCAAAAGCCAGCGCCGAGGCCCCAGCATCGTCGAGCGTGGCGAAAAGGGCATGGACGGTCGCGCCGCCGCGCAGGCGCTCGTCAGCGGTGAGGGCGCGGGCGTAGCTGACCGAGAGGGCGACGTCGCCCGCGCCGAACGTCGAGCCGTCGCGGACGCCGTTCTCGTCGGCCCGCTCGAACTCGCCGTACGACAGGTAGCGGATGCTCGCGGCGAGTGTGCCCTGGAGGCGGTCCACATCCCGGACATAGAGCGCCGAGCCTGCCGAGATGTCAGCCAGGTGGTTGAGGTAGCTCACGGCTACCTGGCGGTCCATCTGCGGGTTGAGCAGCGCCGGGTTGTAGAAGTACGCCACCGGGTCGTCGCCATAGACCGCGCCGACGGAGCCTTGCAGTGCGGTCGCGCGCGCCGATGGGGCGAGCCCGAGCACCTTGAACTGCGCGTAGCGGTCGGGCGTCTGCGCGAAGGACGGAGCCGCTGTCAGAAGAAGCGCGAGGGCCGCGAATAGGAGCCGCATAAATCTGTTTCCAGGTCGGAGATCGGAACGTCCTGACTCGATATCGCCTTTCGTGTCATCCTGAACTCGGTTCAGGATCTCAACGTCTCCGGCGAGATGCTGAATCAAGTTCAGCATGACAAGTGGCGAGATCGAGGCTATTCCGAAACAAGCTCCAAAGGCGCGGGCGTGTGAGTGGGCAGCGGTTAAAACGGGGCGAAACGCGCGGGCAGAAGGCGGGCCCCCGGAACGGCGCAGGGCACGTCGCGTGCCAACTCGGCTGTAGCGGTGCGTGCGGCACGCTCGTTGCGCTGAGGCCCAGCCTGCCGAAACGGCGGACGCACAAGCCTGAAGGCGCGGGGCAATATCGTACTTTCGCCGCCGCCGCGTCCAGGGCCGAATCCGTGCCCGCCCCTGCTACGTCTGAGACTCTCGTCCCACACGCCGCCTTCGGCCCGACCCTCCGCCTCCCCGACCTTTCGCTCTGCCGACTGAACCGGCCCGCACGCATGATCAATTTCATCAAGAAGCTCTTCGGCGACAGCAACGAGCGTGAGCTCCAGAAGCTCGACCCGCTCGTCGACGAGATCAACCAGCACGCCGAGGCCTTCCAGCGCCTCTCCGACGACGACCTCCGCGCCAAGACGGAGGCCTTCAAGGCGCGCATCCGCGAGGCCGTCCAGGGCATCGAGGAGGAGCAGCGCGATATCGAGCAGCGCCTCCGTTCGGCCACGGCGACCGACGGCCCGGTCGGCGGCGACGGCCAGGCTGCCGAGGTAGAAACGCTCACCTTCCGCGACCGCCAGGCGCTCTACCGCGACCTCGAAGACCTCGACGCCGAGTGGCTCGACACCGTCGAAGACATCCTCGAAGACATCCTCGCCGAGGCGTTCGCCGTCGCCAAGGAGACGTGTCGCCGCATGGTCGGCCAGTCGTGGACCGCGGGCGGCTCGGAGATCGAGTGGAACATGATCCCCTACGACGTGCAGCTCATCGGCGGGATCACGCTGCACCGGGGGAACGCCGCTGAGATGAAGACGGGCGAGGGCAAGACGCTCGTGGCCGTCGGGCCGATCTACCTCAACGCCCTCGTCGGGCGTGGTGTGCACGTCGTCACCGTCAACCCCTACCTCGCCCAGCGCGACTCGGAGTGGATGGCGCCCATCTTCGAGTTCCACGGCCTCACCGTCGCGTGCATCGACAAGCACCAGCCGCACTCCGCGGGGCGCAAGGAGGCCTACCAGTCAGACATCACCTACGGCACCAACAACGAGTTCGGCTTCGACTATCTCCGCGACAACTCGTTCGTCGTGGACCCCGCGCAACTCGTCCAGCAGCACCACCACTTCGCCATCATCGACGAGGTCGACTCCGTCCTCATCGACGAGGCGCGGACGCCGCTCATCATCTCCGGCCCCGTCCCGCAGGCCGACGTCGACCAGTACGTCCAGCTTCGCCCGGCCGT belongs to Bacteroidota bacterium and includes:
- a CDS encoding carboxypeptidase regulatory-like domain-containing protein; translated protein: MSTRPIIGALGALMLLVLAGTPAFAQGVTTAGLSGFVLDQTGEPLPGANVIAVHVPSGTTYGAATRTGGSYIIPNMRVGGPYTITASYIGYQQQVEENISLSLGQTLRLDFALVPDDVALGDVEVTAMADDVLNGDRTGAATFIDPQAVTQLPTVSRSTRDLTRVDPRSDGNFSFGGRNWLYNNVTLDGSYFNNPFGLDDPAPGGQAGAEPVPYDAIEQVQVSIAPFDVREGGFTGASINQVTKSGTNRLQGSAYTFYRDENLIGNTVSGNEVLANPDLGFNQYGISLGGPLIRDKLFFFVNGELSRRDDPGTNFLADTDGSVGFGESRATAADLNAISTRLLDAYGYDAGAFDNYLLATDNDKLIVKLDWNINSSNNASFRWNYLDSYRDLPVNPAAISFANAGRGPNQTSLPFQNSGYRINNELNSFAFELNSRAETFSNRFFASYNRFRDFREPLSTPFPTIEIIEDGITYTTAGHEPFSIHNILDQDVVQVTNNFSVFAGRHVLTFGGNFEYFSFFNSFNLFRHGLFQLPYFLDFEGDQIPNGSTFFSVD
- a CDS encoding TonB-dependent receptor produces the protein MTDPNLPLCGSDDGMGGVFQLADAGTTCRVDLNGMVTPESQVFKGERINVGQAAFYVQDEFLVSPRLNLTFGLRVDMPFYNNDLTANPFSTGLTALDENDQDEVVDQASLPGTKVLFSPRFGFNWSETEDRSVQVRGGTGIFTGRVPFVWVGNVISNPGANPNLPSEGEFTVPEAEDEGLDILNDDSTPTQSFDLNAMDEDFTFPQVWTTNLALDVDLGAGFLGTLEAIYSKDINGVFLRNADLRKPLRNLRSVGGRPYFGAQEGGAELNPDGGAGIYVIDNTDEGYSFSFTTQLRKSFGDNVNTSIAYAYTEAENIFNTTEIASVLFSSNPVQGDPNQPGLSFSQAGQPHRFVGTATVRLPWSDLFTTQLGVFATVAKGNQYLYAGGNRYSFVYSGDVNGDGFAGNDLLYVPRGANDIKFSDTDAAGNFFASEADQWNRFNAFIEQDDYLSTQRGQITERNGAINPWYMNVDLRILQDIGVMVAGVPNRIQLSFDLLNVANFLNSDWGVRKIANPAATAPLTLVGFEGGEPEFNFTGPDETFIDDPSEFSRWRAQFGVRYIFN
- a CDS encoding YceH family protein, with product METPADANALTPADLRVAGALIEKSLATPDYYPMSTNALMAACNQKTGRDPVMDLSERDVRQALDRLMRFRMAGTSDGGRVTKYRHAFGQRFGLDEPGLATVAVLILRGPQTTGEIRSRVGRMYDFASTDAVQEVLDRMSDRPEPLATLLPRQAGQSADRWAHLLAGEPDLSAYETPDGAVVSGEEAMLDAETRASLTERVDTLEAEVAELRTSLEALREALGG
- a CDS encoding helix-hairpin-helix domain-containing protein, whose product is MPAPLGPSNDELAAVLGAMAELLVRVEEPNPYRVRAYLNAAESLRAEDEPVVARYVEGGAKALEALAGVGLNLAAHLADYIETGRIRLYDRLMEVADPEALFRSVPGVGPDLARRLVADLGLASLAALERALLDGRVEALDGIGPRTVEGLRLQLNTILHRAQRLRARRVRRQMLAQRVMRWRAAQRGPVPSDPTPVDPTPTPTAQTEGDGHTLRIIERPALRRVA
- a CDS encoding cupin domain-containing protein is translated as MQTSAQTWIDTLGLFPHPEGGFFRETYRAGHAVTGEHGQPRAASTAIYFLLRAGDVSHLHRITADEGWHLYAGGPLTIHTLTEDGAYEALHLGLYLDARQRPQHVVPGGVWFGATVAESADYALVGCTVAPGFDFADFELAERDAMLEAFPQHHALIERLT
- the porQ gene encoding type IX secretion system protein PorQ gives rise to the protein MRLLFAALALLLTAAPSFAQTPDRYAQFKVLGLAPSARATALQGSVGAVYGDDPVAYFYNPALLNPQMDRQVAVSYLNHLADISAGSALYVRDVDRLQGTLAASIRYLSYGEFERADENGVRDGSTFGAGDVALSVSYARALTADERLRGGATVHALFATLDDAGASALAFDAGVAYTIPEQRLTVSAAVVNAGAVFSSFGEEDDTLPFDVRLAVAKRLANVPLQLTVTGYDLADLSEGTGNAANRVLNHLTVGGELYFGSAFMLRAGYNDRLRDELNPQGRFDIAGVGLGFGLKIRRVGFDYGYSGWSEVGGLHQFSLRTRL